A part of Chitinimonas koreensis genomic DNA contains:
- the mtgA gene encoding monofunctional biosynthetic peptidoglycan transglycosylase, translated as MSIARLFGRLLLALVLLFVCYQLWIFAHVWWWRDHNPSETAFMDQQRDVLQEKDPDAELKHQWVPYARISPNLKRALVAGEDAKFLEHEGFDWEGMQVAWEKNQKKGRISAGGSTISQQLAKNLFLSGRRSYLRKVEEAGITLMLEASMDKRRIFEIYLNVIEWGNGVFGAEAAARHYFRTSAANLTPAQAAKLAAMVPNPRYYDRNRNARGLLRKTAIIQRRMAYADIP; from the coding sequence ATGTCGATCGCCCGCCTGTTCGGCCGCCTCTTGCTGGCGCTGGTGCTGTTGTTCGTCTGCTACCAGCTGTGGATCTTCGCCCACGTCTGGTGGTGGCGCGACCACAACCCGTCCGAGACCGCCTTCATGGACCAGCAGCGCGACGTGCTGCAGGAGAAGGACCCGGACGCCGAGCTCAAGCACCAGTGGGTGCCCTACGCCCGCATCTCGCCGAACCTCAAGCGCGCGCTGGTGGCCGGCGAGGACGCCAAGTTCCTCGAGCACGAGGGCTTCGACTGGGAGGGCATGCAGGTGGCCTGGGAGAAGAACCAGAAGAAGGGCCGCATCTCGGCCGGCGGCTCGACCATCAGCCAGCAGCTGGCCAAGAACCTGTTCCTGTCGGGCCGCCGCAGCTACCTGCGCAAGGTCGAGGAGGCCGGCATCACGCTGATGCTGGAGGCGAGCATGGACAAGCGCCGCATCTTCGAGATCTACCTGAACGTGATCGAATGGGGCAACGGCGTGTTCGGCGCCGAGGCCGCCGCGCGGCACTACTTCCGCACCAGCGCGGCCAACCTCACCCCGGCCCAGGCCGCCAAGCTCGCCGCCATGGTGCCCAATCCGCGCTACTACGACCGCAACCGCAATGCGCGCGGCCTGCTGCGCAAGACCGCGATCATCCAGCGGCGGATGGCGTACGCCGATATTCCATGA
- a CDS encoding DUF2214 family protein encodes MTAAALLAAAHYLGAMLLFGCLLAEHMLLAPQLPLERMRRLARIDALFGLASGIQIATGVGRMFMEKGEAFYLHNPLFHAKLTVFVLIGLLSIYPTVRILRWHRAAREAGQVAPAAAEYRRVLMIVRLELVLILLLPVLASLMARGVGMR; translated from the coding sequence ATGACCGCCGCCGCCCTGCTCGCCGCCGCCCATTACCTGGGCGCCATGCTGCTGTTCGGCTGCCTGCTGGCCGAGCACATGCTGCTGGCGCCGCAACTGCCGCTCGAACGCATGCGCCGGCTGGCGCGCATCGACGCGCTGTTCGGCCTGGCCTCCGGCATCCAGATCGCGACCGGTGTCGGCCGGATGTTCATGGAAAAGGGCGAGGCGTTCTACCTGCACAACCCGCTGTTCCACGCCAAGCTCACCGTGTTCGTGCTGATCGGCCTGTTGTCGATCTACCCGACCGTGCGCATCCTGCGCTGGCACCGCGCCGCGCGCGAGGCCGGCCAGGTGGCGCCGGCCGCCGCCGAATACCGGCGCGTGCTGATGATCGTGCGGCTGGAGCTGGTGCTGATCCTGCTGCTGCCGGTGCTGGCGAGCCTGATGGCGCGCGGCGTGGGGATGCGTTGA
- a CDS encoding deoxyguanosinetriphosphate triphosphohydrolase, translating into MPHMNWPQLLSADRLRAPRRPPETGPSIGRSDFHKDHDRLAFSSPFRRLGRKTQVHPMNENDHVHTRLTHSIEVGCVGRSLGILVGHALGDRLPVHIIPYDIGAIVQAACLAHDIGNPPFGHAGEYAIRDWFRQSANAYMLQNLSADERRDVQTFEGNAQGFRVVTQLENHRFDGGMRLTYATLGATLKYPWTSEHAGFKEKFSCYQAEKKLLDEVAHELGLLAKGPGIWCRHPLSYLMEAADDICYAILDLEDGVEIGMLPFETIAPMLIRLAGIDDDLLALEVAGAPSVRRKMSLLRSKAIDRCVREVTAAFMRHHDALLAGDYEGDLIASCPDFVRHGIRDAKQLARDRIFNARRKVEIEVGSFTCLDILLEAFCGAAYQLRTEPDRLSFRNKRILDLMEYNAPHREWPLYESYMRVLDFIGGMTDNYATYLAQQVGGMGR; encoded by the coding sequence ATGCCGCACATGAACTGGCCGCAACTGTTGTCCGCCGACCGCCTGCGCGCGCCGCGCCGGCCGCCCGAGACCGGACCCAGCATCGGCCGCTCCGACTTCCACAAGGATCACGACCGGCTGGCCTTCTCCTCGCCGTTCCGGCGCCTGGGCCGCAAGACCCAGGTCCATCCGATGAACGAGAACGACCACGTCCACACCCGGCTGACCCACTCGATCGAGGTCGGCTGCGTCGGCCGCTCGCTCGGCATCCTGGTCGGCCACGCATTGGGCGACCGGCTGCCGGTCCACATCATCCCCTACGACATCGGCGCCATCGTGCAAGCCGCCTGCCTGGCCCACGACATCGGCAACCCGCCGTTCGGCCACGCCGGCGAATACGCGATCCGCGACTGGTTCCGCCAGTCGGCCAATGCCTACATGCTGCAGAACCTCAGCGCCGACGAGCGCCGCGACGTGCAGACCTTCGAGGGCAACGCGCAGGGCTTCCGCGTCGTCACCCAGCTCGAGAACCACCGCTTCGACGGCGGCATGCGGCTGACCTACGCCACGCTCGGCGCCACGCTCAAGTACCCGTGGACCAGCGAGCACGCCGGCTTCAAGGAGAAGTTCAGCTGCTACCAGGCCGAGAAGAAACTGCTCGACGAGGTGGCGCACGAACTCGGCCTGCTGGCCAAGGGCCCCGGCATCTGGTGCCGTCATCCGCTGTCCTACCTGATGGAGGCGGCCGACGACATCTGCTACGCCATCCTCGACCTCGAGGACGGCGTCGAGATCGGCATGCTGCCGTTCGAGACCATCGCGCCGATGCTGATCCGGCTGGCCGGCATCGACGACGACCTCTTGGCGCTCGAAGTGGCCGGCGCGCCGAGCGTGCGGCGCAAGATGTCGCTGCTGCGTTCCAAGGCGATCGACCGCTGCGTGCGCGAGGTGACGGCGGCCTTCATGCGCCACCACGACGCGCTGCTGGCCGGCGACTACGAGGGCGACCTGATCGCCTCCTGCCCCGATTTCGTCCGCCACGGCATCCGCGACGCCAAGCAGCTGGCGCGCGACCGCATCTTCAACGCGCGGCGCAAGGTCGAGATCGAGGTCGGCAGCTTCACCTGCCTGGACATCCTGCTCGAGGCCTTCTGCGGCGCGGCCTACCAGCTGCGCACCGAGCCGGACCGGCTGAGCTTCCGCAACAAGCGCATCCTCGACCTGATGGAGTACAACGCGCCGCACCGCGAATGGCCGCTGTACGAGAGCTATATGCGGGTGCTCGACTTCATCGGCGGGATGACCGACAACTACGCGACCTATCTGGCGCAGCAGGTCGGCGGCATGGGGCGGTAA
- the hemC gene encoding hydroxymethylbilane synthase — translation MSVPARLVIATRESALALWQARHIAARLEALHPGLAVELLGMTTQGDRILDVTLNKIGGKGLFVKELETALAEGRADLAVHSMKDVPMRLPEGFAIAAVTEREDPRDAFVSNRYADVAALPQGAVVGTSSLRRESQLRAARPDLVVRPLRGNVQTRLRKLDDGEFDAIILAAAGLRRLGLDDRIRSVLSVEASLPAPGQGALGIEIRADRTDLAALLAPLNHAETADCVAAERALSLRLDGSCQVPLGAYAEVVDGQFLRVRGFVASQDGTELVRAETNGSRAAAASLGQQAANLMLTDGARPLIQAAQG, via the coding sequence GTGTCCGTCCCCGCCCGCCTCGTCATCGCCACCCGCGAATCCGCCCTGGCATTGTGGCAAGCGCGCCACATCGCCGCCCGGCTCGAAGCGCTGCATCCCGGCCTCGCGGTCGAGCTCCTGGGCATGACCACCCAGGGCGACCGCATCCTCGACGTCACCCTCAACAAGATCGGCGGCAAGGGCCTGTTCGTGAAGGAGCTCGAGACCGCGCTGGCCGAGGGCCGCGCCGATCTCGCCGTGCATTCGATGAAGGACGTGCCGATGCGGCTGCCCGAGGGCTTCGCCATCGCCGCCGTCACCGAGCGCGAGGACCCGCGCGACGCCTTCGTCTCCAACCGCTACGCCGATGTCGCCGCGCTGCCGCAGGGCGCCGTGGTCGGCACCTCGAGCCTGCGGCGCGAATCGCAGCTGCGCGCGGCCCGGCCCGACCTGGTGGTGCGGCCGCTGCGCGGCAACGTGCAGACCCGGCTGCGCAAGCTCGACGACGGCGAATTCGACGCCATCATCCTGGCCGCCGCCGGCCTGCGCCGGCTCGGCCTCGACGACCGCATCCGCAGCGTGCTCAGCGTCGAGGCCAGCCTGCCGGCGCCGGGCCAGGGCGCGCTCGGCATCGAGATCCGCGCCGACCGCACCGACCTGGCCGCGCTGCTGGCGCCGCTGAACCATGCCGAGACCGCCGACTGCGTCGCCGCCGAGCGTGCGCTGAGCCTGCGGCTCGACGGCTCCTGCCAGGTGCCGCTCGGCGCCTACGCCGAGGTGGTCGACGGCCAGTTCCTGCGCGTGCGCGGCTTCGTCGCCAGCCAGGACGGAACCGAGCTGGTGCGCGCCGAGACCAACGGCAGCCGGGCCGCCGCGGCGAGCCTGGGCCAGCAGGCCGCCAACCTGATGCTGACCGACGGCGCCCGGCCGCTGATCCAGGCGGCGCAGGGCTGA
- a CDS encoding SixA phosphatase family protein, producing the protein MKTNLILWRHAEAEAGEDDLARWLTARGQKQAARMADWLRERLPTRTRVIASEALRARQTAATLNPEHAVDRRLNPGAAASDYLAACDWPESDGTTVLVGHQPTIGRVAASLLAGIEADWTVRKGGIWWLQFRLRDGVPQTVLKTMLTPEQL; encoded by the coding sequence ATGAAGACCAATCTGATCCTGTGGCGCCACGCCGAGGCCGAAGCCGGCGAGGACGACCTGGCGCGCTGGCTGACCGCGCGCGGCCAGAAGCAGGCGGCCAGGATGGCCGACTGGCTGCGCGAACGGCTGCCGACCCGCACGCGGGTGATCGCCAGCGAGGCACTGCGGGCGCGCCAGACCGCCGCCACGCTGAACCCCGAGCACGCCGTCGACCGCCGGCTCAATCCCGGCGCGGCCGCATCCGACTACCTGGCGGCTTGCGACTGGCCAGAGTCCGACGGCACCACGGTGCTGGTCGGCCACCAGCCGACCATCGGCCGCGTCGCGGCGAGCCTGCTGGCCGGCATCGAGGCCGACTGGACGGTGCGCAAGGGCGGCATCTGGTGGCTGCAGTTCCGCCTGCGCGACGGCGTGCCGCAGACGGTGCTGAAGACCATGCTGACGCCGGAGCAGCTCTAG
- a CDS encoding lytic polysaccharide monooxygenase, whose amino-acid sequence MTLQTVRPAIGRIAAALALLAPLEALAHGAMEVPLDRVYGCFLEGPESPDSAACKAAVAAGGTQALYDWNGVNQANANDQHQAVVPDGKLCAGGKDTYKGFNLARDDWPATAIAPNANGQFDFLYKATAPHNTKYFRFYVTKTGYNPTVPLKWSDLDSQPFCTITNNTLVNGHYKMSCPLPQGKTGRHVIYTVWQRADSTEAFYSCADVTFSGSVPVSWKEIGQVRAQQDLALNTQVTFRLFDAAFKDLEKHTITLGSGMTAASQWPYQLALKVNAASAYVKVGVLGSNGSIAPVQSATDNRVYERSNVTADYSFAVDITAPGGGGDTGGGTVDYVYPNGIASYKAGTVVRGTDGKRYQCKPFPYSGWCPQSPAHYAPGTGSNWQDAWTLLN is encoded by the coding sequence ATGACCCTGCAAACAGTCCGTCCGGCCATCGGGCGGATCGCCGCCGCACTGGCCCTGCTCGCCCCGCTGGAGGCGCTGGCCCACGGCGCGATGGAAGTCCCGCTCGACCGCGTCTACGGCTGCTTCCTCGAAGGCCCGGAAAGCCCCGACTCGGCCGCCTGCAAGGCCGCGGTGGCGGCCGGCGGCACCCAGGCGCTGTACGACTGGAACGGCGTGAACCAGGCCAACGCCAACGACCAGCACCAGGCGGTGGTACCCGACGGCAAGCTGTGCGCCGGCGGCAAGGACACCTACAAGGGCTTCAACCTGGCGCGCGACGACTGGCCGGCGACCGCGATCGCGCCGAACGCCAACGGCCAGTTCGACTTCCTCTACAAGGCCACCGCGCCGCACAACACCAAGTACTTCCGCTTCTACGTGACCAAGACCGGCTACAACCCGACGGTGCCGCTCAAGTGGTCCGACCTCGACAGCCAGCCCTTCTGCACCATCACCAACAACACCCTGGTGAACGGCCACTACAAGATGAGCTGCCCGCTGCCGCAGGGCAAGACCGGCCGCCACGTGATCTACACGGTCTGGCAGCGCGCCGACAGTACCGAGGCGTTCTACTCCTGCGCCGACGTGACCTTCTCCGGCAGCGTGCCGGTGAGCTGGAAGGAGATCGGCCAGGTGCGCGCCCAGCAGGACCTGGCGCTCAACACCCAGGTGACCTTCCGGCTGTTCGACGCCGCGTTCAAGGATCTGGAGAAGCACACCATCACGCTCGGCAGCGGCATGACCGCCGCCAGCCAGTGGCCCTACCAGCTGGCGCTGAAGGTGAATGCCGCCTCGGCCTACGTGAAGGTCGGCGTGCTCGGCAGCAACGGCAGCATCGCGCCGGTGCAGAGCGCGACCGACAACCGCGTCTACGAGCGCAGCAACGTGACGGCCGACTACAGCTTCGCGGTCGACATCACCGCGCCCGGCGGCGGGGGCGATACCGGCGGCGGCACGGTCGACTACGTCTATCCGAACGGCATCGCCAGCTACAAGGCCGGCACCGTGGTCCGCGGCACCGACGGCAAGCGCTACCAGTGCAAGCCCTTCCCCTACTCGGGCTGGTGCCCGCAGTCGCCGGCGCATTACGCGCCGGGCACGGGGAGCAACTGGCAGGATGCCTGGACGCTGCTGAACTAG
- a CDS encoding heme biosynthesis HemY N-terminal domain-containing protein → MRALIWVLLLFALAVGLALFAHHNSGYALLFLPPWRVELSLNAFVLIFALLVLGGFALVRLLDWLLAMPRNVRRYHEARRVADARRYRREAITALIEGRYHKSVRAIRLAREAEDEREMQLIDSLIAARAAHFGRDFDTRDQSLEEARNHSGGRSLALDMLEAEMFYEQYRNREAMAALQRVYAQSPRLTAALKLELKICQQERNPARVIELTDLLEKSDALDPGHAARIRNQARLMQLRGGEMDAAALERWWNALSKEEKVLPKLAAAAARQFARLGEGERAEAILVDALEADWDVAPLEVYGELERLGVKGDPVRRLARAEEWLRSHMNDHQLLLALGRLCRDAGLWGKAGNYLEASIAVAATPVAHAELGQMLEQLGERTAAEEHYRASLGLALDLLEKRA, encoded by the coding sequence GTGAGAGCGCTGATCTGGGTTCTGCTGCTGTTCGCCCTGGCGGTCGGGCTCGCCCTGTTCGCCCATCACAACAGTGGCTATGCGCTGCTGTTCCTGCCGCCGTGGCGGGTCGAGCTGTCGCTCAACGCCTTCGTGCTGATCTTCGCGCTGCTGGTGCTGGGCGGCTTCGCCCTGGTGCGGCTGCTGGACTGGCTGCTGGCCATGCCGCGCAACGTGCGGCGCTACCACGAGGCACGCCGCGTCGCCGACGCCCGCCGCTACCGGCGCGAAGCGATCACCGCGCTGATCGAGGGCCGCTACCACAAGTCGGTACGCGCGATCCGGCTGGCGCGCGAGGCCGAGGACGAGCGCGAGATGCAGCTGATCGACAGCCTGATCGCCGCCCGCGCCGCCCATTTCGGCCGCGACTTCGACACCCGCGACCAGAGCCTGGAAGAGGCGCGCAACCATAGCGGCGGCCGCTCGCTGGCGCTCGACATGCTCGAGGCCGAGATGTTCTACGAGCAGTACCGCAACCGCGAGGCGATGGCCGCGCTGCAGCGCGTCTACGCCCAGTCGCCGCGGCTGACCGCGGCGCTGAAGCTCGAATTGAAGATCTGCCAGCAGGAGCGCAACCCGGCCCGCGTGATCGAGCTGACCGACCTCTTGGAGAAGAGCGACGCGCTCGATCCGGGCCACGCCGCGCGCATCCGCAACCAGGCGCGGCTGATGCAGTTGCGCGGCGGCGAGATGGATGCGGCCGCGCTCGAACGCTGGTGGAATGCCCTGAGCAAGGAAGAGAAGGTGCTGCCCAAGCTGGCCGCCGCCGCGGCGCGCCAGTTCGCCCGCCTTGGCGAAGGCGAGCGCGCCGAGGCGATCCTGGTCGACGCGCTCGAAGCCGACTGGGACGTGGCGCCGCTCGAGGTCTACGGCGAGCTCGAACGGCTCGGCGTGAAGGGCGACCCGGTGCGGCGGCTGGCGCGCGCCGAGGAATGGCTGCGCAGCCATATGAACGACCACCAGCTGCTGCTGGCGCTGGGCCGGCTGTGCCGCGACGCCGGGCTGTGGGGCAAGGCCGGCAATTATCTCGAGGCCAGCATCGCGGTGGCGGCCACGCCGGTGGCGCACGCCGAGCTCGGCCAGATGCTCGAACAGCTCGGCGAGCGCACCGCCGCCGAGGAACACTACCGCGCCAGCCTCGGCCTGGCGCTGGACCTGCTGGAGAAGCGCGCATGA
- a CDS encoding isovaleryl-CoA dehydrogenase, whose translation MSWPTHEVLNQSPPLADYNLFLADPALAEGAAREGAGWALDGLAAIGAELGRADSLELGRLANQHPPQLRAFDAKGFRRDQIEFHPAWHALMQGIVARGFHTGPWAEPRPGAHAARAAGYLMQAQVEAGSLCPTTMTYGAIPAIAKHPQLARDWLPTLFSRDYDARDLPFGQKRGGLVGMGMTEKQGGSDVRANTTVAVADGAGGYLLTGHKWFFSAPQCDAHLVLAQAPGGLSCFFVPRWRPDGGKNPVLIQRLKDKLGNKSNASSEVEFQNAWGLLLGEEGRGVPTILEMGTYTRLDCVLGSAGMMRQATSQAVHHARHRSVFGRPLVQQPLMRNVLADLALETEAAIALALRMARAFDAQDDEAETLLRRLLTPAAKYWVCKRGPELAAEAMEAMGGNGYVEEGVQARIYREMPVNSIWEGSGNVMCLDVLRALGKSPRTMEALQAELAPALGRHPAYDRCVAELQRGFADPAALEVRARRLTRQLVLALQAGLLLRHAPEPVAEAFVASRLGGDWGGSFGTLPAASDFELLIGRALAG comes from the coding sequence ATGAGCTGGCCCACCCACGAAGTGCTCAACCAGTCGCCGCCGCTGGCCGACTACAACCTGTTCCTGGCCGACCCGGCGCTGGCCGAAGGCGCAGCGCGCGAGGGCGCTGGCTGGGCGCTCGACGGCCTGGCCGCCATCGGCGCCGAGCTCGGCCGCGCCGACAGCCTCGAGCTCGGCCGGCTGGCCAACCAGCATCCGCCGCAACTGCGTGCCTTCGACGCCAAGGGCTTCCGCCGCGACCAGATCGAGTTCCACCCGGCCTGGCATGCGCTGATGCAGGGCATCGTGGCGCGCGGCTTCCACACCGGCCCATGGGCCGAGCCGCGGCCTGGCGCCCACGCCGCGCGCGCGGCCGGCTACCTGATGCAGGCCCAGGTCGAGGCCGGCTCGCTGTGCCCGACCACCATGACCTACGGCGCCATCCCCGCCATCGCCAAGCACCCGCAGCTGGCGCGCGACTGGCTGCCGACATTGTTCAGCCGCGACTACGACGCGCGCGACCTGCCGTTCGGGCAGAAGCGCGGCGGCCTGGTCGGCATGGGCATGACCGAGAAGCAGGGCGGCTCGGACGTGCGCGCCAACACCACCGTGGCGGTGGCGGACGGCGCCGGCGGCTACCTGCTGACCGGCCACAAGTGGTTCTTCTCGGCGCCGCAGTGCGATGCCCACCTGGTGCTGGCGCAGGCGCCGGGTGGCCTGTCCTGCTTCTTCGTGCCGCGCTGGCGGCCCGACGGCGGCAAGAACCCGGTGCTGATCCAGCGGCTCAAGGACAAGCTCGGCAACAAGTCCAACGCCTCGAGCGAGGTCGAGTTCCAGAATGCCTGGGGCCTCCTGCTCGGCGAGGAGGGCCGCGGCGTGCCGACCATCCTGGAGATGGGCACCTATACCCGGCTCGACTGCGTGCTCGGCAGCGCCGGTATGATGCGGCAGGCCACCTCGCAGGCGGTCCACCATGCGCGCCACCGCAGCGTGTTCGGCCGGCCGCTGGTGCAGCAGCCGCTGATGCGCAACGTGCTGGCCGACCTGGCGCTGGAGACCGAGGCCGCCATCGCGCTGGCGCTGCGTATGGCGCGCGCCTTCGACGCGCAGGACGACGAGGCCGAGACGCTGCTGCGCCGGCTGCTGACGCCGGCCGCCAAGTACTGGGTCTGCAAGCGCGGCCCGGAGCTGGCCGCCGAGGCGATGGAAGCGATGGGCGGCAACGGCTACGTCGAGGAGGGCGTGCAGGCGCGCATCTACCGCGAGATGCCGGTCAATTCGATCTGGGAAGGTTCGGGCAACGTGATGTGCCTGGACGTGCTGCGCGCGCTCGGCAAGAGCCCGCGCACGATGGAGGCGCTGCAGGCCGAGCTGGCGCCCGCGCTCGGCCGCCACCCGGCCTACGACCGCTGCGTGGCCGAGCTGCAGCGCGGCTTCGCCGACCCGGCCGCGCTCGAGGTGCGGGCGCGGCGGCTGACCCGGCAGCTGGTGCTGGCGCTGCAGGCCGGCCTGCTGCTGCGCCACGCGCCGGAGCCGGTGGCCGAGGCCTTCGTCGCGTCGCGCCTCGGCGGCGACTGGGGCGGCAGCTTCGGCACGCTGCCGGCGGCCAGCGACTTCGAGCTGCTGATCGGGCGGGCGCTGGCGGGCTAG
- a CDS encoding uroporphyrinogen-III C-methyltransferase: protein MNRPLAQRRFLVTRPESQSERLAALLREAGAEPLLAPMIAIGESADPAGLDAALRRLDDFDLAVFVSPTALDQVGTRIKHWPTELAAAVIGPASRERAHELGILDVICPDGRYDSEGLLEHPSLARMDGKRVVLFRGNGGRELLADTLVARGATVEIVEAYRRLPPTMAREELSALLADGCDGVIVTSSEAVHNLFALADEALAAKLHASLFFASHPAIADAARRAGVGRVITTAAGDAGIVASLTECFAVNDSHIAATAAPVTAASPAEAGWGRPRMERRRPLRVLRAVLWLALGVGIGGAALHTFYRYRGYDPQGELVTRLARLETRQQLFSNDEARDDARLRELDNRQIAVDQRLDEIRAQQADLQALYGAVAGDHEETLLADAELTLSLASQQLQLTGNVGAALAALYRLDERLSGHDKPRLMPLRRALASDIEALKRMPWIDYIGISARLDTLAGGIDALPLAIDAKAREEREEARSGERNGLLGELGRALGALVEIRRMDQPDAVLLAPEQALYLREHIKLRLLNARLALLQRDESSFRRDLAAADQELRRRFDLKAKPVIATLKTLGELRAVQPAQALPSLSDSLNAARDARRKASREDSK, encoded by the coding sequence ATGAACCGCCCGCTCGCCCAACGCCGTTTCCTCGTCACCCGCCCCGAGAGCCAGTCCGAGCGGCTGGCCGCGCTGCTGCGCGAAGCCGGCGCCGAACCGCTGCTCGCACCGATGATCGCGATCGGCGAATCGGCCGACCCGGCCGGGCTCGACGCCGCGCTGCGGCGGCTCGACGATTTCGACCTGGCGGTGTTCGTCAGCCCGACCGCGCTCGACCAGGTCGGCACCCGCATCAAGCACTGGCCGACCGAGCTGGCCGCCGCCGTGATCGGCCCGGCCTCGCGCGAGCGCGCCCACGAACTCGGCATCCTCGACGTAATCTGCCCCGACGGCCGCTACGACAGCGAAGGCCTGCTCGAGCACCCGTCGCTGGCGCGCATGGACGGCAAGCGGGTGGTGCTGTTCCGCGGCAACGGCGGCCGCGAGCTGCTGGCCGACACGCTGGTGGCGCGCGGCGCCACGGTCGAGATCGTCGAGGCCTATCGCCGCCTGCCGCCGACCATGGCGCGCGAAGAGCTGTCGGCGCTGCTGGCCGACGGCTGCGACGGCGTCATCGTCACCAGCAGCGAGGCGGTGCACAACCTGTTCGCGCTGGCCGACGAGGCGCTGGCGGCCAAGCTCCACGCCAGCCTGTTCTTCGCCAGCCACCCGGCCATCGCCGACGCGGCGCGCCGCGCCGGTGTCGGCCGGGTGATCACCACCGCGGCCGGCGACGCCGGCATCGTCGCCTCGCTGACCGAGTGCTTCGCCGTCAACGACAGCCATATCGCTGCGACTGCGGCGCCGGTCACCGCCGCGTCGCCGGCCGAAGCCGGCTGGGGCCGGCCGCGGATGGAGCGGCGCCGGCCGCTGCGCGTGCTGCGCGCCGTGCTGTGGCTGGCGCTCGGCGTCGGCATCGGCGGGGCGGCGCTGCATACCTTCTACCGCTACCGCGGCTATGACCCGCAGGGCGAGCTGGTCACCCGGCTGGCCCGGCTCGAGACGCGCCAGCAGCTGTTCAGCAACGACGAGGCGCGCGACGACGCGCGGCTGCGCGAACTCGACAACCGCCAGATTGCGGTCGACCAACGCCTGGACGAGATCCGCGCCCAGCAGGCCGACCTGCAGGCGCTCTACGGCGCGGTGGCCGGCGACCACGAGGAGACGCTGCTGGCCGACGCCGAGCTGACGCTGTCGCTGGCCAGCCAGCAGCTGCAGCTCACCGGCAACGTCGGCGCCGCGCTGGCCGCGCTGTACCGGCTCGACGAACGCCTGTCCGGCCACGACAAGCCGCGGCTGATGCCGCTGCGCCGCGCGCTGGCCAGCGACATCGAGGCGCTCAAGCGCATGCCGTGGATCGACTACATCGGCATCTCGGCGCGGCTCGATACGCTGGCCGGCGGGATCGACGCCCTACCGCTGGCGATCGATGCGAAAGCGCGCGAGGAGCGCGAGGAGGCGCGCAGCGGCGAACGCAACGGCCTGCTCGGCGAGCTGGGCCGTGCGCTCGGCGCGCTGGTCGAGATCCGCCGCATGGATCAGCCCGACGCGGTGCTGCTGGCACCCGAACAGGCGCTCTACCTGCGCGAGCACATCAAGCTGCGCCTGCTCAATGCCCGGCTGGCGCTGCTGCAGCGCGACGAGAGCAGCTTCCGGCGCGACCTCGCCGCGGCCGACCAGGAGCTGCGCCGCCGCTTCGACCTCAAGGCCAAGCCGGTGATCGCGACGTTGAAGACGCTCGGCGAATTGCGCGCGGTGCAGCCGGCGCAGGCGCTGCCGAGCCTGTCGGACAGCCTCAACGCCGCGCGCGACGCGCGCCGCAAGGCCAGCCGGGAGGACAGCAAGTGA